Part of the Quercus robur chromosome 5, dhQueRobu3.1, whole genome shotgun sequence genome, CTCCTTGCTCTGTATCTCATCTCATCACATTGACTCATGTCATGTTCTTCACTTGATAATTTTCCAATTGTCCCGAAAGCTTAGGCTGTTAGAAATTTGTGAATTTAATCGTTTAATCAAATGTTTAACACTCCCCCTTCATGTGTTAGCCTATACTTCCTCTTAATAAGGCCCAACACGTGGGACTTCCAACTTCTTATATGGGAGGTAAAGCAGAGGcaaattttgaaactcaagAGCACTTTCTCTAAAACCATGATAAATTACATATTGTCCCAAAAGGTTCGAACGTTGAGAAagggtgaatttaatcattattataaaatcgttgaccttttgtttttgtttctaaaatttgaTCTTGGACACTTTATACATTTTTCTGATTCACTATGACATATCAAAAtgccaaaataagaaaaacaatagGCAGGGACCCATGCATCCATTTATAAAtaacataccaaaaaaaaaacaaacaaacaaacaaaagaattaCAAAGCAAGTCAGCAAGAAGAGGATATAAAGAGCACAAACACATTGCATTTTTCACAAATATGAGGTCCTCTTGCCCTATATCCCATCTTATCTGCCCCTTTTTTGACTAAAATTACATACCCACTTGACAGTTTTTGTTGTTCTCCAAAACAACAAATACAATTGACTATTTAGAAGCAGCCTTGGCTACACTGAACTATAACAggacaaaaaattaagaacccAGAAACCAAATTGAGTAATCAAGCTAAAAGAAcgtaactttttatatttcagagagagagaaagagagagaataccTCCGTGCATGAAGGTGGTGCTATTGAAGTCGCTGAGACCGAGAGAGAGTGAAAAGAgacttttattaatttcttctaATTCAGTTTTGATAGTGTGTATTCTCGGAGATTCTggcattttacccttaattttttaaaaaaattggcaatatgcccctgtttgcaaactatataggagcgtgcccctgttttgatactcgattatcctaaaatcgagttcaattaaatactcgatttgtagaaaatcgagttatgcccgatcaaacttaaaaaaataaaaaataaatttccatgGAACTCGGGTTTcaggaaatcgagttccatgcaaaaaaaaatttttacaagTGCAATTGCCCCATATTCAGggagacctatagtggcgtttctaagccctatagtgacgttttagatccctatagcggcgttttcatgcaaattttttaaagggtaatTGGCCCATATTCAgggtgccctatagtggcgtttttaatccctatagtgacgttttaagacactatagcagcgttttcctgcaaaaattttttagCATGTGTAATAATGCTTTGTTCTAGgtgtcctatagtggcgtttctaggccctatagcgacgttttagagccctatagctgcgttttcctgcaaaatttttttagtcCCATACCATCTtgaaggggccctatagtggcgtttttaagccctatagtggcgtttttaatccctatagcagcgttttggaactcgacttccctgaaatcgagttccatgcttttttttttttttttttttttaatttattcggtataactcgattttctacgaatcgagtatttcattgaaactcgattttaaggtaatcaaGTATCGAAACAGGGACATATCCTTATATTGTTtcgaaataggggcatattgcttaattttttaaaaattaaggacaaaaggctagaatctctGTGTATTCTCTATTTATACATATAGGATTGGTTTCTCGcacagaatttttttaatgttgtttttgttttgcgcCTCCATTTAAGGAAGGCAGTTGGAGGCTTGGAGCCAATAATTTCATGTTGCCGCGAAagactttaaaatttaaatactttctttttcccctttctgTAGGTATCCGTATATGCAATATGGTGAATGGACCAATGGagcattaattaaaataaataaatagacacacacatatatatatatatatatatatatatatatagggaatattagaaatttgaataaaaaaggaGATTAAGTACAAAGTAGGGGAAgcaatggtgtttttttttttttttttgataaattaggGGAATAAATGGTTTTGGTAGgggaaaaaatggaaaattttttgtagaaATTTTTAAGAGTTTGTTTAGAATGTGTTTATTTGCTTCagtttatttgagtttttagcctttttttagtattattcacAAGTTCCATtatactttttagtactattcataggtcttattgtactattcaactaacttttaacttttttttttttctctacacttttagcaaaaaattttcagtttcaactaaataagttgttcctaaACTATTACTAAATCATATAGTTTAGAGTGAGTTTTGTTGTTTAACTAGAATCTTTGGTATTTCCAATGAAAATATACAGGATTCAAATCTATATTCTCAACTAACAAATTatcacaaaaagaaaaccatagcttgaaaaattaaatataatcatGATCTATGAAagtgaaacttttttttggcTGACTCTCCCTCTCTGACTCTAACGGTTGCTTTTCTATTTGGTAATTCGAAAGTAGTTTCTTAATCTTCTGCCAACATTCTAGTGTTACCAACCATCACTTTATTTATATCAAGAGTCCTGTTATGTGCCACAGAATGCAAAAATCTTGGTTTGACCTAGCATTGATATATGGACAGCAAAAGGGCATCGAGTTGATGCAGTACTTCTAGGTCAGAGTCTCACAAAAAGCCCTTACAGGCTTCCACAAAACTATCATAACCAAGTCAATTCTCTTTCTAACGCAAGTTAAGCTGCATGCAATAATTGTAAATGTCCTTTTCGCCTATAGGCTCCTCTACCCTTGTGATGGCACCAGAACCAGGATTTGATCTCCAGTGGCTTCACTAGCCAAAGGAACATTTTGAATAGAATTATTTAAACAggtattcaattaaaaaagttaCATGAATTTCATATGCAGATTAgtatttgtattttacaaatggcATGGAGTTCCAAAAGGCATGCTAATgcaaacatacaaaaaaaataacatcaaGCACAAGTTAAGCTTGGAAAACTAAAACTAATTATCAATCCAgcagagaagaagagaattCCATAACTGTAATTTCTAGACCGTGTATGTGAAAGAGTAGATGCTAATTGCTAAACATGTCATTCAATTTTGTTATACCATGAAATAGTCAGCcatattcttattttaaaagttgaaacCAGCAGAAGGCTCATAAGAAGAACTCGAGGCGTTTCTTCTCTTTTGGTGGACAAGATATGGCTATAAGACAATTCAATGATGCTCTAGGAAAAGATAGTATTTTTTCATGAGCCTCCTGTTGCTTCTTTAAGCCATCAGCATCTTTTAATTCCCAGGGATTAAAGGAAATAATAATCTTCTCTAAGACTGTTGCACTTTTAAGCAAAATCCTAACTGCATGTAGCTCAATTTCTGATCCACAAAACATAGAGATTTCAATGGTCTTGAGGTGTGTCAAAAAACATCCAGGCACGGGATCCAAAGTCCAATCATATGTTCCAAAATAGCGGAACATGAATGACAACTACATGGATAACAAAGAACACAAATTtcagttgtaataataatagtaaataatggttaaaaaagaagtttaggTTCTAGCAGAGTTACCCCTTCAAACTTAAGGGAAGAAAGACAAGGAAACTTCTGGAGCATGGACAGCAGTAATTGACGACTGTAAAACAAGACCACCCAATCAAAATGTACGTGGGTCAAACTATTAAACACAGGCAGATGGGCTACTAACTCGTCATCGAGGGCCTAGCACAAATATCACAATGCACACATCAGGAATTCAGATGAACCTCTtaggaacaaaaataaaatcagggaaaaatatttcatctaataaaaaaatagcaacATACCTTGACTGCAAACTGATCTAGTTTTAGGCTCTTGGCGTTAGAGAGCCCCCTGAGAAGCTTAAATGCACGATAATCAATTTTCCTGTCACTATAGCATGCCATAAGGTCTGCTTCCAGTATTGAGGATGAGTCTTGAATAtaacaatcaagaaaaaatccACCGAAGTAAGAAAAGTACTTCAGAGTAGTCCCAAACACTGCAAATTGACAACCACCTGAATCACTCTGATCATCTGTGTCATCACTTTGGTCATCCGAACTATGTTGATCATCTATGTCATCATTCTGATCATCTATGTTATCACTCTCATCATCTGAATCATCATTCTGGTCAACTGAATTATTCTCACCATCCATATCATCATCCGTAACATAATTGGGCGGAGGTTCTTTGTCTTCTATGTGCAATTTATGAATCCTGGGGCTAGAAATACAAACAGCCTTGACATTCTCCCAACTGCAAGAAATTAAATGCAACTCCTCCAAGATGGAGCAAACTTTAAAGAGCATTTGTGCAGAATGATCATCCGGAAATACAATGCGGATAAGTGTCAAGATCTTGAGACTTGAAAATGATACAAAAGAAGGAAGCTTGAGAGGATAATAAATATTGAGTTTTAACTCTTGTAATGATTCACAGGTAAATAGGCAACAAGGCAATATGAATGGTTCTCGAATTTTATAAAGGCGAATATTTAAAACTTGAACCTTATGCTTCACTACAGCAGATATCCACGTATTAATGCGAGACGAATCATTTAGCACATTGCATGTGAGTGAAAAGTTTGTTATGTTTGAGTAATCACGGAGCAAAAGAACTCTTTCCACAATATCCATGAAGTGTTTCCTCTTATATGGTGGCTCATCAGAATCAGAATAATGATTTGCCCCATCATGAAAATCAAGAACTGGAATTGACAACCATAGGTACGTCCACCTTTTTGATAGTATACTAGTTTTAGCAGCATCTTTTGTTGGAAGGAAGGACAGGATGTGTTGAGCAATTGTATCTGTCAGATTGCCTATTCTATTTTCACCTTCACCCACATCATGTTCTTTGCTAAGCTTTTGGTTCTTGGCGTTATGTATCGAAGAACTTGCATCCACACCCTCCATACTCTTTTAGTTTTCCTAAGACACGTTACACATTATCAAAATGcgaaaacaaaaatccaatagGAAGGAACACATGCATCCATTTGTATATGACATgcctaaaatacaaaatacaaagcGATAAGAGTACAATGAGGAAAActcattcaaatttcaaattattacAAACATGAGATACTCCTTGCTCTTTATTTCATGTCATGTTCTTCGCTCgacaaattaccaattgtcctaaaagtttaagctattagAAAATCATTAACTTAAAcacttaataataattttaacacTCCCCTACGGTGTGAGCCTAGACTTTCTCTTAATCCGTGAGGTCCTTTTAAATGTGAGTTAAAGTGGAGACAAGGTTCTCCCTAATACCATGAAAAATTACAGATTCTCCCAAGAAATAGTTAATTTAATCTTTATTCTAGCATCTCtgaccttttgtttttgtttccaaaTTTTTGTCTAGGACACTTACACATTTTCTGATTCACTATGACATATAAAAATGCGAGAATAAGAAAATCGATAGACAGAGACACATGCTTCCATTTATACATGACagaccaaaaatcaaaacaaaagaatgaCAAAGCAAGTCAGCAAGAAGAGGATATAAAGAGCACAAACACATTGCATAGTTTCACAAATATGACTAAAATCACATACCTATTAGCTAGTTTTTGTTGTTCACTAAAAACAACAAAGACAAAcgacaaaaaatagagaacccaGAAACCAAAAAGAGTAATTTAGGTAAAAGAATGTAACTTTCTACgttttaaagagagagagagagagaggattacCTCAGTATATGTCATATGATGGTGGCGCTGGTGAAGCGGCTGAGAGAGTAAGGGGAAATGAGTTACAGAGACTTTTAGGGTTCGATTGAGTGTGTATTTATATACATCAGAATGGTTTTTTCTCGACGATGACATTGCCGTCGCCAATGTTAATCTCTCTCAATCAACGACGAACTTTGTgttcgcctttttttttttttttttttttttttttttaaggaaggcACGAATGTAATAAACTCGGAGCCACAATTTCATGTTGCCCGCGAAAGACTCAAAAAACTGTAGATATTGTGCCTGTTCGaggctattttatttttaattagtattataatttaggcaaaaattcaaaattaactATTTAACTTTCAGTCTtgtttcatttcaatcctctaattttcagttttatcatttcaatcctctaactttcaatttttttcaatatagtATTCTGTTAGAGCTCAGTTAGCTGCTGTAGTTAAGGGTGCTGAAACTATGccattttggttattttttataaattttggaattaaaggaaaataagaaaaacgaTGTCGTTCCCCTTCCcctgaaatcaaaacaaagaacaCGATGGTATGACACCCAAATCcctaattgtgtaaatttgggGATAATGGGtcggtttgagagagagagagagactgagttGAGAAAGAGACCAAGATGAAGATTGATTTGCAGAGATAGATAGATTGAGACCAAGATAGACCGAGAAGGTGATGAATTTCTTGATCAAGAAGGTTGTCATTTTTCCAAAGCCACCTCCTGCATTGCTTCCTTGGGAACATCTTGGACTTTTTCTTACCTTCAAAAACAGCAACATCTAAAGTCTTCTTGTTGAGAACTCTTCATCTTTATTTTGATTTCAGGGGAAGGGGAACGATGACGTCGTCgccttaaatgttttttttttattttatagatttttcttattttcttttaattccgaaatttataaaaaaaaaaaaaaaaatagccaaaaTGACATTGTTTTAGCACCCTTAACGACAGCAACTAACTGAGCTTTAACGGAATACtatattgacaaaaattaaaacttagaggactaaaacaacaaaactgaaagttagaagattgaaatgaaaaatgttgaaagttgaaaggtcagttttgaatttttgccTATAATTTTTCACTTATTCCAAAAGTATCATAAAGCTAGCTTTAAAAAATAACACTAAAATAACATTGAaatatgtttattatttttttaatctgatatacgacagtttttttttttttttaattttttaatagaatgTGGGATGGTTTTTTTTAGTCGTAGGTGGGGATCGtgaagagtttttatttttcagttttttgttattaatttttgtcgattttttttttttttaagaataaggataagttaattaaattaaaggTATTTTTGTAAGTCAAAAAGACattaactaactttctgaatcctcttaatatataaagaagagatgatgattgtttttttggtaagaggatttaaatttaaatacaatttttttataggacaatttttttttttttttgggaaacaaTAAAACGATGAGTCCCGcacttgaatttattgttggctaatgtttttttaaaatgagattaaattctataaggatttggtgtaaaaatcaagttttaccTATCTAATCCTAACATATCACATCATTATACTACATATtaaagtataagtgcttgtggggtgtgggggacaagggtcggggttcaagtctccaggagggagctttacacacatatatacttagattaagctagagtagaattctatcttgtataaaaaaaaaaaaaaaaaaaaaaaattctaatatccATTTAAAAATCCAATTTAACTATGAGTTTATTGATTATGTGTAGTAGTAtatattgagttttaagtaaaaaactgatgtgacaatttcttattaaatggtgtaaaacatgggttttacaccCTATTCTTACTGAATTTGGACTCTTTTTAAATTAAGGATTTTGAAAACAGTGAAAAGGATGTTTTCaaaatacaggaaaaaaaaaatttaatggcatagctttaaataaattgaaaatagtgGATTCCATAGATTTGCTCAAACTCTTCTGTCTCTTAAATTAAGAAActtatctttatcacaaaaagaattctcacatttcaaatttgaaacttagcattataaaaaataaaataaaaagtacacTAGTTCTATTAGTGATTATCACACTTcaattttgaaacttatcattatccaaaaaaaaaaaaaaagaagtaaagaagTAAATAGTAATCTATCTACACGTTACTTTCTATAgaacaactttttttattaataaaaaatttaaaagtaaaagtGATTTCccaaacataatattttttgtttttagtatttttaaaattgttcttaaaagtaGAAGCTAAACatgtataatgtaaaaattattctatgaaaactagtttcacattcaattttttgaaaattatttttatattgttttgaaaacaaaaataaaaatcctactaccaaacaagccctaagttttattatttttatttttgggagaaAATAACAAGTTATTTCTTTATTGATATTTAGAATAACATTCTTATGATATATGTATaagtctatatttttttataatttaaaataattatatgaacataattttttattatcacaaaaaaaaaaaaaatacaaaagagaaaaactttTTTGGGGAGGAAGAAATGGAATCtaagcatatttttttaatacgtGTCACATacaacataatatttttaaatacatatacaatataatatacatattttagaaTGTACGTAACAaatattttgtgtgtgtatatatatatatatatatatatatatatataagatattcattttattttactttttttatttttatgatgtgGAACCTCATCAAGGCAAGACCTTTAAACCATCCTATGAGAGTAAACCACGGATATATGACATGACCCCACCTGCCAAAACTGTGTATCAAGTCATCTAACAAAACTCAGTAAGACTATTTTTTCATCTTCTCTTCTCTTGTGGACTTCCTTCTCAATTGAAAAAGTAGCATGTCACTATCCTATATTAGCCTCCGACAAGTCAGTTTTGCTAAAAGATCTCCCCAGGTGAAAACCAAccaatatttacaaaaagatTTAAGTTACAGCGGTCAACAACCCCAATGCTCAAGTGCAAAACTTTGAAACAATTGCCATTCATTAGTTTTTCAATTATTCAATCACATGGTTAAATCTTGTGAGGTGGTTGAATTTAGTTGGGGAACCTACCAGTGTGAAATTATCTCCTAGATGTAACAGGTCAGGAATCTGCATACTACATACCAAAAGGGAGGTTGAGGTTAAGGGAGCTTTCAAAGCATAAACTTTACAGCTTAGATAATTTGTATCAAACCTAATTCATCAACTACAGTCAAATAGCCAAAGGAAACGCAGAAAAATAGTTGAAAACAAACAACTCTGGAGCTATGATTGAAATTAGATGACGGAAGTCAAAACATGAAGCAAAAGATGTCCTGCCATAATTCTTACATGTTCTGGATAATGTTGGAAACAAACGCTCAGAAATGACCAAACTGTGGTTGGAATTTCAAGAAAGGCTCATGAAAATTCAATTGCACAAGTCCTTGATCGTCTAGATAGCATTAGTTGATCATGAACCTCCTTTTGCCGCCCTACACCTCCAGAGAACTTATCAAGTGAACAGGATATGACCAACCTCTCCAAAATTAGAgcactttcaagcaaaaagttCACCACATGTAACTCTCCTTTAGTTCCACCGAACTCCCTAATTGTGATGGACTTGAGGTGTGTTGAGAAACAAGGAGAAACAGGATCCAACTTCCATTCACCTTCTTCACAAAATGGAGACAGGAAGATCCCCTGCACGGTCATCAATGAATACGGGGTTTAGACAATGAGTTGTAAAAATTTACTGATGCTTCCTAAAGGAATAGTTAGTTTTAACAACATTACCACGTTAAATTTGAGAGAATTCACACAAGGAAGCTTCTGAATTATGTTCCCCAGTGCTCCAGAAGCAAAATTCATTGGCTCCCCAATAAATTTAAGACAGGTCAAATTACAAAACACAGGCAGATGAGTTAACAATTCCTCTGCATAACTGAGACCCTACAAACAGTAACATACACCTTTggtaagaaaaataatgaaaggcCAActgcaaaaataaagaaactcaCTCATTCAAACGGCAAGTGAAAACATACCTCAATAATGTAAGGAGTGATAGCGAGTTCTTTTACTAAAGAGAGCCCTCTGAGAAGTTTATGCACCCGGTAAGAAACTTCTCTCTGTCTGTTGCCCTTTTCTATAGAGTCTTTTCCACCCAAATAAATAACTGCTTTCATTAGAGATGAAGTTTTATAGAAGAAATATTCATTTCTCAATGCACCTCCATAGTAAAAGTATTTGAGACTTATTCCAAAAATCAAGAATTGACAATCATCCTGATCCAGACTGTCTACAGTTTCATATATGGCTAAGGTTTTAAGCATGGGAGCAGAAATACAAACAGATCTGACATTCCACCAACAGCATGCATCTAAAGTTAAATCCTCCAGGACTGGGACACCAGAGAAAAGCCGTTGCATTGAGCGGTCGTCCGGAAATATAGCAAACCTTATTTTCAAAGTCTTAAGACTTGAAAACCGGATGGAAGAAGGAACCTTGAGAAGAACAAACAACTCCAGATAGAAATATGTCAGTGATTCAGAAGTAAATAGGCAATGAGGCAGCACGATTGGTTCTTCAGAATTACACCTTGAATCTTCATCACTACCGAGGCCAATAGATAACACTTGAACTTTGTGCATTACTGCAGCCGAAATCCATGCATTAATGCGAGAGGCATCATTTAGCACATCACATGAAAGCACGAATAGAGTCAAATCTGAGGAGTCACGAAGCACAAGTACCCTTTCCACAAAATTCATGAATTGCACCCTCTTCTTCCTCTTATCTGGCCCATCCTCCACAAACACAAGATCAGTAATGGACATCCATAGGTACTGCCATCTTTTTGATAATGTACTTGTTTTAACAGCATCTTTTGTTTCAAGTAAGGTTAGAATGCGCTGAAGAATTGCATCAGGTAGATTGCTTATTCTATCTGTGTTCTGTTCATCATTTAGCTTCTGGTTTTTGGCTTTGCGTGCTAAAGGACTTACATTCATGGTTTCCctaaattacaaaatacattgtCAAACATGGTAGTGGCATAGAAAAGAACTTGACTAAGATAATTATGAGAAATATAGAACTTAGAGCAAACAATATATAAACAGACATTTTGGTTAATTGGTTATACTTCTTTATTTACGGATTGGTTGTGAAGTAAACAAAGAACTGCTTTAGTAAGTAGAACTTATGCAGATATGATTGTCatacaattttaaatcaaatagcCAAACCCAAATGAAGCTATATATTTAAGATTTCTTGAAACCCATAACCAAAGGTTTAAATACCATACTGTATCAACCGTACCGGCCAATAATATGGATATATTCTTAAACTTAATGATGCGTTAGATGAAGTTATTTTGTGGTTTCAAATGTGTGTATAACGGTAACCCCAAAATGTTATACCAAATAATAACCGGTATCAAAAAACTTTGTTCCCGTAATCAAACTGAAACCACCGTGGGTACAGTATTTATAACTTTGCCCGCAACTCTCATCTAAGCAATTTTTTCATATTAACAGCAACAATCTGACCTACTTGACCAAAgacaaagaacaaaataacTAACATTTCATACTTTAAACATTTTGCACCggtttttcacaaaaaatttcaacatttCAAAGCTCCTATAAATTTAAAACTCAGAACCCATGTGGCTCATTGAATTCAAACATacattttccttcttcttttcttcttttctcttattattattattttctcccCCCAAACTCAAATCAACCCTTCACAAAATGCAAACATTACAATCACCATCTTCTATGAACAAAGGGCTGTAGAAATCACTAATCAGGAGCACATAAAAAGATATGAGAAACATAAGGAgcatagaaatatataaaaattttaaaaaggctAGAACTTTGAAGGGCTGGCTATATAGAAATGC contains:
- the LOC126727156 gene encoding F-box/FBD/LRR-repeat protein At5g56420-like — encoded protein: MEGVDASSSIHNAKNQKLSKEHDVGEGENRIGNLTDTIAQHILSFLPTKDAAKTSILSKRWTYLWLSIPVLDFHDGANHYSDSDEPPYKRKHFMDIVERVLLLRDYSNITNFSLTCNVLNDSSRINTWISAVVKHKVQVLNIRLYKIREPFILPCCLFTCESLQELKLNIYYPLKLPSFVSFSSLKILTLIRIVFPDDHSAQMLFKVCSILEELHLISCSWENVKAVCISSPRIHKLHIEDKEPPPNYVTDDDMDGENNSVDQNDDSDDESDNIDDQNDDIDDQHSSDDQSDDTDDQSDSGGCQFAVFGTTLKYFSYFGGFFLDCYIQDSSSILEADLMACYSDRKIDYRAFKLLRGLSNAKSLKLDQFAVKALDDELVAHLPVFNSLTHVHFDWVVLFYSRQLLLSMLQKFPCLSSLKFEGLSFMFRYFGTYDWTLDPVPGCFLTHLKTIEISMFCGSEIELHAVRILLKSATVLEKIIISFNPWELKDADGLKKQQEAHEKILSFPRASLNCLIAISCPPKEKKRLEFFL
- the LOC126727157 gene encoding F-box/FBD/LRR-repeat protein At5g56420-like, whose translation is MEIVRRRRAIGETMNVSPLARKAKNQKLNDEQNTDRISNLPDAILQRILTLLETKDAVKTSTLSKRWQYLWMSITDLVFVEDGPDKRKKRVQFMNFVERVLVLRDSSDLTLFVLSCDVLNDASRINAWISAAVMHKVQVLSIGLGSDEDSRCNSEEPIVLPHCLFTSESLTYFYLELFVLLKVPSSIRFSSLKTLKIRFAIFPDDRSMQRLFSGVPVLEDLTLDACCWWNVRSVCISAPMLKTLAIYETVDSLDQDDCQFLIFGISLKYFYYGGALRNEYFFYKTSSLMKAVIYLGGKDSIEKGNRQREVSYRVHKLLRGLSLVKELAITPYIIEGLSYAEELLTHLPVFCNLTCLKFIGEPMNFASGALGNIIQKLPCVNSLKFNVGIFLSPFCEEGEWKLDPVSPCFSTHLKSITIREFGGTKGELHVVNFLLESALILERLVISCSLDKFSGGVGRQKEVHDQLMLSRRSRTCAIEFS